One Gimesia aquarii DNA segment encodes these proteins:
- a CDS encoding NUDIX hydrolase, translated as MRNISLIAALACMVLVSLPRHVVTAEEPKEFKYAGVIAYSVDPDTRQLVVLLGKEHRGRRELKFCPGLKWKGIGGTRDGNETTVETASREFDQETGVDAKTGKGAYGRGFLLKPGQLNPELRIKHPRHKSYIYLVEVPYKKIGDFPDERDEVKQLAWVPASELYAAIDAVKKQHPGRFPDGMIKGRCFAQIPKNYVGEDRDLYPPLVDELEGDTLFRKKLKVPPPKP; from the coding sequence ATGAGAAACATATCGCTTATCGCCGCCTTGGCCTGCATGGTTCTCGTTAGTCTTCCTCGGCACGTTGTGACCGCTGAAGAGCCGAAGGAGTTCAAGTACGCTGGCGTGATTGCATACTCCGTTGACCCAGACACACGGCAGTTAGTTGTTTTGCTCGGAAAGGAACACCGCGGGAGGCGTGAACTCAAGTTCTGCCCCGGATTGAAATGGAAAGGGATTGGCGGCACACGTGATGGCAATGAAACTACAGTCGAGACTGCCTCACGTGAGTTTGACCAAGAAACTGGGGTTGACGCCAAAACTGGTAAAGGTGCCTATGGCAGGGGCTTTCTCTTAAAACCGGGGCAACTCAACCCAGAACTTCGGATAAAGCACCCACGTCACAAGAGCTACATCTATCTGGTAGAAGTCCCATACAAGAAGATCGGTGACTTTCCGGACGAACGCGACGAGGTCAAGCAGTTGGCGTGGGTTCCCGCAAGCGAACTATATGCGGCTATTGATGCAGTAAAGAAACAACATCCCGGGCGATTTCCTGACGGGATGATTAAAGGTCGGTGTTTTGCTCAAATCCCAAAGAACTACGTCGGAGAAGATCGCGATTTGTACCCTCCGCTCGTGGATGAGCTTGAAGGCGATACACTGTTCCGCAAGAAACTAAAGGTTCCACCGCCAAAACCGTAG
- a CDS encoding DUF4304 domain-containing protein, whose product MNQVLKELVIPKLRGIGFRGSMPHFRRLRDEQTDLLTFQFSTSGGKFVVEVAFASAGPFETSWGKIIERKKLTAHDLNNRLRLGPKVDGENDFWFIYEGANARPMHELAELLNTHIQTEAETYWNREN is encoded by the coding sequence ATGAATCAAGTCCTGAAGGAACTTGTGATTCCGAAGTTGAGAGGTATAGGATTTCGTGGGAGCATGCCACATTTTCGCCGCCTGAGAGACGAGCAAACTGACCTTCTGACGTTTCAGTTCAGTACTTCCGGTGGTAAATTCGTTGTGGAGGTTGCTTTTGCCTCCGCAGGTCCGTTCGAAACATCTTGGGGCAAAATCATTGAACGCAAGAAACTAACTGCCCACGACCTCAATAACCGACTTCGCCTTGGTCCCAAGGTCGATGGTGAGAACGATTTCTGGTTTATTTACGAGGGAGCCAATGCAAGACCAATGCATGAACTTGCTGAGCTTCTCAACACTCACATACAGACCGAAGCAGAAACATACTGGAATAGAGAGAACTGA